The following nucleotide sequence is from Firmicutes bacterium HGW-Firmicutes-1.
TTAAAAACGCCAAAGTTGGCTTGGGCAAATTTTAACTTTTTAGGTGCACTAAAAGAACATTTTAATGTACCGATGTGTTTTGATACAGATGTAAATGGAGCTGCACTTGGAGAACATTTATGGGGAGCAGCTAAAGAAGTTCATTCTTGCTTATATATAACCGTTGGTACGGGCATCGGTGCAGGGGCTTACATAGATGGTAAATTATTACATGGATTGTTACATCCAGAGATGGGGCATATTTTAGTGAAACCCTATCCTAGAGATACCTATGGGGGTTGCTGTCCATTTCATGGAAGCTGTTTAGAAGGAATGGCTTCTGGACCTTCAATAGAAAAAAGATGGGAACAAAAAGCGCATCTATTACATCCAACCCATATTGCTTGGGAAATTGAAGCTTATTACTTGGCTCAAGGAATACTGAGTTATATATTAATTCTGTCACCAGAAAAGATCATTCTTGGTGGTGGTGTTATGGGACAGCAGCATTTGCTACCACTTATCAGAAAGAACGTTCAGTCACTTTTAAATGGTTATTTGAAGCTAGAGGAATTAAATGCTTCAATTGATCAATATATCGTTAGCCCAAAGCTAGGTGAAAATGCGGGCACTTATGGCGCATTGGCGTTAGCAATACAAGCAATCCAATAAGAACTCAAAATTTGGAGGCTACATATGAATATAATAAATGAAACATCTTTTCAGTTAAGAAGTGAAGAAAATTTAAAGCAGTTGAAAAAAATATATGATGACATCTATAACAGCAATAGCTATTGGAAGCGGCTAGTAGATTTAATGAAAATATCTGCCCTGCAGCGACCGATCTATTTACAGGAGATGGATATAAATGATTTTAATTGGTATGTAGAAGAAGATGTGATAGGAATGACTTTTTATGTAGACTTATTTGCGGTAGATGTGAAGGGGATCAAAGATAAAATACCTTATTTAAAAGAGCTAGGTATCACCTTTATACACTTTATGCC
It contains:
- a CDS encoding fructokinase; the encoded protein is MLLGAIEAGGTKIICAVGNEQGKILNLIRIDTDIPEVSIPKVIEYFKKNPVEAIGVGTFGPAGVNPASPDYGYILKTPKLAWANFNFLGALKEHFNVPMCFDTDVNGAALGEHLWGAAKEVHSCLYITVGTGIGAGAYIDGKLLHGLLHPEMGHILVKPYPRDTYGGCCPFHGSCLEGMASGPSIEKRWEQKAHLLHPTHIAWEIEAYYLAQGILSYILILSPEKIILGGGVMGQQHLLPLIRKNVQSLLNGYLKLEELNASIDQYIVSPKLGENAGTYGALALAIQAIQ